Proteins from one Gemmatimonadaceae bacterium genomic window:
- a CDS encoding M48 family metallopeptidase has product MPRIPLVQISSRAWEHPADRAALNTLRSIPGFDEVVRKVASFFGERGVRQLFLANAVRVSDHQRPKLNALYSEVLETLDWPTRPQLYVTQTPFVNAGAVGFDDPFIVMNSATLAMLDEDEQRFILAHELGHIMSGHTTYRTIAIIILTVGISNLPFLAGVALLPFQLALLEWYRKSELSSDRAGLLGTQDLNVVMGGFMKLAGGTAPAGDQASLEEFMRQAEEYETGGNAWDTVFKVLNTAFRDHPFNTVRASELLRWHRSGAYDAIVAGNYARRGADDRPLTDDYMDAAGYYGEQTRSTFQQFGDVVTRAKDAFNEAWRGTPK; this is encoded by the coding sequence ATGCCACGCATCCCGCTCGTTCAGATCTCCTCGCGCGCCTGGGAACACCCGGCCGATCGCGCAGCGCTCAACACGCTGCGGTCCATCCCCGGCTTCGACGAAGTGGTGCGCAAAGTCGCCTCCTTCTTCGGGGAGCGCGGCGTCCGCCAACTCTTCCTCGCCAACGCGGTCCGCGTGAGCGACCACCAGCGGCCCAAGCTCAACGCCCTGTACAGCGAGGTGCTGGAGACGCTCGACTGGCCCACGCGCCCGCAGCTCTACGTCACGCAGACGCCGTTCGTGAATGCCGGCGCCGTGGGCTTCGACGACCCGTTCATCGTCATGAACTCGGCCACCCTCGCCATGCTCGACGAGGACGAACAGCGGTTCATCCTGGCCCACGAGCTGGGCCACATCATGAGCGGCCACACCACCTACCGGACGATCGCCATCATCATCCTCACGGTGGGCATCAGCAATCTGCCCTTCCTGGCTGGCGTCGCCCTGCTCCCGTTCCAGCTCGCCCTGCTCGAGTGGTACCGCAAGAGCGAACTGTCGTCCGACCGCGCCGGCCTGCTCGGCACCCAGGATCTGAACGTGGTGATGGGCGGCTTCATGAAGCTCGCCGGCGGCACCGCGCCGGCGGGCGATCAGGCGAGCCTCGAGGAGTTCATGCGCCAGGCGGAGGAATACGAGACCGGCGGCAACGCCTGGGACACCGTGTTCAAGGTGCTCAACACCGCGTTCCGCGACCACCCGTTCAACACCGTGCGCGCCTCCGAGCTGCTGCGGTGGCACCGGAGCGGGGCCTACGACGCGATCGTCGCCGGCAACTACGCGCGACGCGGCGCCGACGACCGTCCGCTCACCGACGACTACATGGACGCCGCCGGCTACTACGGCGAGCAGACGCGGTCCACCTTCCAGCAGTTCGGCGACGTGGTAACGCGCGCCAAGGACGCCTTCAACGAGGCATGGCGCGGCACGCCCAAATGA
- the mutM gene encoding bifunctional DNA-formamidopyrimidine glycosylase/DNA-(apurinic or apyrimidinic site) lyase, which produces MPELPETETIARDLDRQVTGATIVAVAVPRPDVLREVTARVLRRRLAGARIAHCWRRAKLVVLDLSTGDRLVVQPRFTGALLLDDGQLDERERAYATIRLALDDGRTLIYRDIRRLGTVALMPPARFERYVAALGVEPLDPAFGAGELSDLLQTSRQAVKKVLMDQRRLAGVGNIYANEALWRAGIDPSRQARGISPAEAAALHAAIIGVLRESIEARGTSFRDYRDANGNAGAFAEQLAVYGRADRPCPRCGTRLVGTHAIDGRSTVLCPRCQH; this is translated from the coding sequence GTGCCTGAGCTTCCCGAAACCGAGACCATCGCCCGCGACCTCGACCGCCAGGTCACCGGCGCCACGATCGTCGCCGTTGCAGTGCCCAGGCCCGACGTCTTGCGCGAGGTGACCGCCCGCGTGCTCCGACGGCGGCTCGCGGGCGCGCGGATCGCGCATTGCTGGCGGCGCGCCAAACTCGTCGTGCTCGATCTCTCCACGGGAGATCGGCTGGTGGTGCAGCCCCGGTTCACCGGCGCGCTGCTGCTCGACGACGGCCAGCTCGACGAGCGCGAGCGGGCCTACGCCACCATCCGCCTCGCCCTCGACGACGGCCGCACGCTCATCTATCGTGACATCCGGCGCCTGGGAACCGTCGCCCTCATGCCGCCGGCGCGCTTCGAGCGCTACGTGGCGGCGCTCGGCGTCGAACCTCTTGACCCCGCGTTCGGCGCGGGTGAACTATCGGACCTTCTGCAAACGAGCCGGCAGGCGGTGAAGAAGGTGCTCATGGATCAGCGGCGGTTGGCAGGCGTGGGCAACATCTACGCCAACGAAGCCCTGTGGCGCGCCGGGATCGATCCGTCGCGGCAGGCCCGGGGCATTTCCCCCGCCGAGGCTGCGGCACTTCACGCAGCCATTATCGGCGTGTTGCGGGAGTCGATCGAGGCGCGCGGCACGAGTTTTCGCGACTATCGCGATGCCAACGGTAACGCCGGCGCCTTTGCCGAGCAGCTGGCGGTGTACGGGCGAGCCGATCGTCCCTGCCCGCGCTGCGGCACGCGCCTCGTGGGCACCCACGCGATCGATGGACGGAGCACCGTGCTGTGTCCGCGCTGCCAGCACTAG
- the purD gene encoding phosphoribosylamine--glycine ligase codes for MKVLLVGGGGREHALAWKLQHDDPSLSLIAAPGNPGIAELAECVPVAATDIERLLTLARERAVDLVVVGPEAPLAAGIVDRFRSAGIPIFGPTQAAAEIETSKAFAKQLMLQAGVPTARARIFTTVPEARACAREYGAPVVIKASGLAAGKGVIVCDTLAQADAAIEAMLVGNAFGDSGHEVLVEEFMTGEELSVLALTDGERVLSLVPAQDHKRLLAGDRGPNTGGMGAYAPLSLGARLGGVSPDTAPLLREIETRVLLPTLRAMRECGRPFTGLLYAGIMITADGPKVVEFNCRFGDPETQAVLPVAHMQPSLLHVMRAIATGAGIPAGARCEASGHAVTTVLAAAGYPEQPRAGDEIALPEPVWNAIVFHAGTARNARGALVTAGGRVLAVTGLGDTFAEAQQVSAAVAAQVTFAGKQFRDDIGWRERARGA; via the coding sequence ATGAAGGTGCTCCTGGTCGGCGGCGGGGGGCGCGAGCACGCGCTCGCATGGAAGCTGCAGCACGACGATCCCTCGCTCTCCCTCATCGCCGCACCGGGCAACCCCGGCATCGCCGAACTCGCCGAGTGCGTGCCGGTGGCGGCCACCGACATCGAGCGGCTCCTCACCCTCGCCCGGGAGCGCGCGGTCGATCTGGTGGTCGTGGGCCCCGAGGCGCCGCTCGCCGCCGGCATCGTGGACCGCTTCCGCAGCGCCGGCATCCCGATCTTCGGCCCCACGCAGGCCGCCGCCGAGATCGAGACCTCCAAGGCATTCGCCAAGCAGCTCATGCTCCAGGCCGGCGTGCCCACGGCACGCGCCCGGATCTTCACCACGGTGCCCGAAGCCAGGGCCTGCGCGCGCGAGTACGGCGCCCCGGTGGTGATCAAGGCGTCGGGGCTCGCCGCCGGCAAGGGCGTGATCGTGTGCGACACGCTCGCCCAGGCCGACGCCGCGATCGAGGCGATGCTCGTGGGCAACGCGTTCGGCGACAGCGGGCACGAGGTGCTCGTGGAAGAGTTCATGACCGGCGAGGAGCTGTCGGTGCTCGCCCTCACCGACGGCGAGCGCGTGCTGTCGCTCGTGCCGGCGCAGGATCACAAGCGGCTCCTGGCCGGCGACCGCGGCCCCAACACCGGCGGCATGGGCGCCTACGCGCCGCTGTCGCTGGGCGCCCGGCTCGGCGGCGTGTCGCCCGACACCGCCCCCCTGTTGCGCGAGATCGAGACGCGCGTGCTGCTCCCCACGCTCCGTGCCATGCGCGAGTGCGGCCGCCCGTTCACCGGCCTGCTGTATGCCGGCATCATGATCACCGCCGACGGCCCCAAGGTGGTGGAGTTCAACTGCCGGTTCGGCGACCCCGAAACGCAGGCCGTGCTCCCGGTGGCCCACATGCAACCGTCACTGCTCCACGTCATGCGCGCCATCGCCACCGGCGCCGGCATCCCCGCCGGCGCCCGCTGCGAGGCATCGGGCCACGCCGTGACCACCGTGCTCGCCGCCGCCGGCTATCCCGAGCAGCCGCGCGCCGGCGACGAGATCGCGCTCCCCGAGCCGGTGTGGAACGCCATCGTCTTCCACGCCGGCACCGCGCGCAACGCGCGCGGCGCGCTCGTCACCGCGGGCGGCCGCGTGCTCGCCGTGACCGGCCTCGGCGACACGTTCGCCGAGGCGCAGCAGGTGAGCGCCGCCGTGGCCGCGCAGGTGACGTTCGCCGGCAAGCAGTTCCGCGACGACATCGGCTGGCGCGAGCGCGCGCGCGGTGCCTGA
- a CDS encoding PLP-dependent transferase, with translation FFQQPFKYGADIVFHSTTKYLNGHSDMVGGIALVNDDDLADKLNFIQNAAGAVPGPFDSWLALRGTKTLHLRMPRHDTNGRAIAAWLAERVGAEQVNYIGLPTHPQHDLAKRQMTGFGGMMSVEMGTKERAAHVLGRVHVFSLAESLGGVESLISHPAMMTHASVDADRRAALGITDGLIRLSCGVEDIGDLLADLDHAFQGLPEQARRDRQPRTAAATPA, from the coding sequence TTCTTCCAGCAGCCGTTCAAGTACGGCGCCGATATCGTCTTCCACTCCACCACCAAGTACCTCAACGGCCACAGCGACATGGTGGGCGGAATCGCCCTCGTGAACGACGACGACCTGGCCGACAAGCTCAACTTCATCCAGAATGCCGCCGGCGCCGTGCCCGGGCCGTTCGACTCGTGGCTGGCCCTGCGCGGCACCAAGACGCTGCACCTCCGCATGCCCCGGCACGACACCAACGGCCGCGCCATCGCCGCGTGGCTGGCCGAGCGGGTGGGCGCCGAACAGGTCAACTACATCGGATTGCCCACCCACCCCCAGCACGACCTGGCCAAGCGCCAGATGACGGGGTTCGGCGGCATGATGAGCGTGGAGATGGGCACCAAGGAGCGCGCCGCGCACGTCCTGGGCCGCGTCCACGTGTTCTCGCTGGCCGAATCCCTGGGCGGCGTGGAATCGCTGATCAGCCATCCGGCCATGATGACCCACGCCTCCGTGGACGCCGACCGCCGCGCCGCCCTCGGCATCACGGACGGCCTCATCCGCCTGTCGTGCGGCGTGGAGGACATCGGCGACCTGCTGGCCGACCTCGACCACGCCTTCCAGGGGCTTCCCGAGCAGGCCCGCCGCGACCGCCAGCCCAGAACCGCGGCCGCGACACCCGCATGA